The Enterobacter asburiae genomic sequence GGGGCGATGAACGGCTTCCCGAGCTGAGCGTCGCCCAGATTGAACAGCAGCTAAACCTCGCCGTCGACCGCGTGATGACCGAGGGCGGCATCGCCGACCGCGAGCTGGCGGCGCTGGCCCTGAAGCAGGCCAGCGGCGACAACGTGGAAGCCATCTTCCTGCTGCGCGCCTACCGCACCACGCTTGCTAAACTGGCGGTGAGCGAGCCGGTGAATACGGCGGAGATGCGCCTGGAGCGCCGCATTTCTGCCGTTTATAAAGACGTTCCCGGCGGCCAGCTGCTTGGCCCGACCTACGACTACACCCATCGCCTGCTGGATTTTACCCTGCTGGCGAACGGCGAAGCGCCGCCGCTCGGCACCTCCGATGCCGAACAGGAACCGTCTCCGCACGTCTTCAGCCTGCTGGCAAAACAGGGCCTGGCGAAGGCGGAGGAAGACTCAGGCGCGCAGCCGGATGACATCACCCGCACGCCGCCGGTTTACCCGTGCTCGCGCTCGTCCCGCCTGCAGCAGCTGATGCGCGGCGACGAAGGCTATCTGCTGGCGCTGGCCTACTCCACCCAGCGCGGCTACGGGCGCAACCACCCGTTTGCGGCCGAAATTCGCAGCGGCTACATCGACGTCGAAATCGTGCCTGAAGAGCTGGGTTTTGCGGTGAACGTCGGCGAACTGCTGATGACTGAGTGTGAAATGGTCAACGGTTTCGTCGCCCCGGAAGACGAAGACCCGCACTTTACCCGCGGCTACGGGCTGGTATTCGGCCTCGGCGAGCGCAAGGCCATGGCAATGGCGCTGGTCGACCGCGCCCTGCAGGCGCCGGACTACGGCGAGCACGTTGCAGGCCCGGCGCAGGACGAAGAGTTCGTGCTGGCCCACGCGGATAACGTTGAGGCCGCCGGTTTTGTCTCGCACCTCAAGCTGCCGCACTACGTCGATTTCCAGGCCGAACTGGAACTGCTGAAACGCCTGCAACGGGAGCGCAAAAATGGCTAACTTAAGCGGCTACAACTTTGCCTATCTGGACGAGCAAACCAAACGCATGATCCGCCGCGCGATACTTAAAGCGGTGGCCATTCCGGGCTATCAGGTGCCGTTCGGCGGCCGCGAAATGCCGATGCCCTACGGCTGGGGCACGGGCGGTATTCAGATCACCGCCAGCGTGATCGGCGAAGCGGACGTGCTGAAGGTCATCGATCAGGGCGCCGACGACACCACCAACGCCGTGTCGATCCGCAGCTTCTTCCAGCGCGTCACCGGCGTTAATACCACCGAAAAAACCGAAGACGCGACGCTGATCCAGACCCGTCACCGCATCCCCGAAACCCCGCTGACGGAAGATCAGATTTTAATTTTCCAGGTGCCGATCCCGGAGCCGCTGCGCTTTATCGAGCCGCGCGAAACGGAAACCCGCACCATGCACGCGCTGGAAGAGTACGGCGTCATGCAGGTCAAACTCTATGAAGACATCGCCCGCTTCGGCCATATCGCCACCACCTACGCCTACCCGGTGAAGGTGAACGGGCGCTACGTGATGGACCCGTCGCCGATCCCGAAATTCGATAACCCGAAGATGGACATGATGCCCGCCCTGCAGCTGTTCGGCGCCGGGCGCGAAAAACGCATCTACGCCGTTCCGCCTTACACCCGCGTGGAAAGTCTCGATTTCGACGATCACCCGTTTACGGTGCAGGAGTGGGACGAGCCGTGCGCCATCTGCGGATCCAAACACAGCTATCTGGACGAAGTGGTGCTGGACGACACGGGCAAACGGATGTTTGTCTGCTCCGACACCGATTACTGCCGCCAACAGAGCGAGGCTAACGGCCAATGAAACCGCTGCTTTCGGTTAATAACCTGACTCACCTGTATGCGCCGGGCAAAGGCTTTAGCGACGTGTCGTTCGAGCTGTGGCCGGGCGAGGTGCTGGGGATCGTCGGCGAGTCCGGCTCCGGCAAAACCACCCTGCTGAAGTCCATCTCCGCGCGCCTGACGCCGCAGAACGGCGACATTCTGTATGAGGGCCAATCCCTTTACGGCATGAGCGAGGCCGGGCGCCGTCGCCTGCTGCGCACCGAGTGGGGCGTGGTGCATCAGCACCCGATGGACGGCCTGCGCCGTCAGGTCTCCGCCGGAGGCAACATCGGCGAACGCCTGATGGCCACCGGCGCGCGCCACTACGGCAACATCCGCGCCACCGCCCAGCGCTGGCTGGAAGAGGTGGAAATCCCCGCCTCGCGCATCGACGACCTGCCGACAACCTTCTCCGGCGGGATGCAGCAGCGCCTGCAGATTGCCCGCAACCTGGTCACCCATCCGAAGCTGGTGTTTATGGATGAACCCACCGGCGGGCTGGACGTCTCCGTGCAGGCGCGCCTGCTCGACCTGCTGCGCGGCCTGGTGGTGGAGCTGAACCTTGCGGTGGTGATTGTCACCCACGATCTGGGCGTTGCGCGCCTGCTGGCGGACCGCCTGCTGGTAATGAAACAGGGCCAGGTGGTGGAAAGTGGGTTAACCGACCGGGTGCTCGACGATCCGCACCATCCGTACACCCAGCTGCTGGTGTCCTCGGTATTACAGAATTAAGAGGCCAACATGATCCACGTACAAAACGTAAGTAAGACCTTTGTGCTCCACCAGCAAAACGGCGTGCGCCTGCCGGTGCTGCAAAATGCCTCGTTAGAGGTCAGCAGCGGCGAATGCGTGGTGCTGCACGGCCATTCCGGTAGCGGAAAATCCACCCTGCTGCGCTCCCTTTATGCCAACTATCTGCCGGATGAAGGCCACATTCACATTCGCCACAACGATGAATGGGTCGATCTGGTGCAGGCCTCCGCGCGTAAGGTGCTGGAAGTGCGCCGCACGACGATCGGCTGGGTCAGCCAGTTTCTGCGGGTGATCCCGCGGATCTCCGCCCTGGACGTGGTGATGCAGCCGCTGCTGGATCTGGGCGTGCCGCGTGAAACCTGCGCCGCCAAAGCCGCCAGCCTGCTGACGCGCCTCAACGTGCCGGAGCGCCTGTGGCATCTCGCCCCGTCGACCTTTTCCGGCGGCGAGCAGCAGCGCGTCAATATTGCCCGCGGCTTTATTGTCGACTACCCGATTCTGCTGCTGGATGAACCTACCGCCTCGCTCGACGATAAAAACAGCGCCGCCGTGGTGGAGCTGATCGAGCAGGCCAAAGCGCGCGGGGCGGCGATCGTCGGGATCTTCCACGACGAAACCGTACGCAGCCGCGTCGCAGACCGACTGCACCCGATGGGGGTCCACGCATGATTATCAATAACGTCAGGCTGGTGCTGGAAAATGAAGTTGTTGATGGCTCGGTTGAAGTCCATGAAGGCGTTATTCGCGCCTTTGCCGAAACCCAGAGCCGTGCCGCTGAAGCGATGGACGGTGAAGGCGGCTGGCTGCTGCCGGGGCTGATTGAGCTGCATACCGATAATCTGGATAAATTTTTCACCCCGCGCCCGAAGGTGGACTGGCCCGCCCATTCGGCGATGAGCAGCCACGACGCGCTGATGGTCGCCAGCGGCATTACCACCGTGCTGGACGCGGTGGCGATTGGCGACGTGCGCGACGGCGGCGACCGCCTGGAGAATCTCGAGAAGATGATCAACGCCGTGGAGGAGACGCAAAAACGCGGCCTCAACCGCGCCGAGCACCGTCTGCACCTGCGCTGCGAGCTGCCGCACCACACCACCCTGCCGCTGTTTGAAAAACTGGTCGGGCGCGAGCCGGTCTCGCTGGTCTCCCTGATGGACCACTCGCCGGGGCAGCGCCAGTTCGCCAACATTGAAAAGTATCGCGAATACTATCAGGGCAAATATTCTCTCAGCGACGCAGAGATGGCGCGCTACGAGGAAGAGCAGCTGGCGCTTGCGGCGCAGTGGTCGCAGCCAAACCGTCTCAGGATTGCCGCGATGTGCCGGGACCGCAATATCGCGCTGGCCAGCCATGACGACGCCACGCACGATCACGTGCGCGAATCCCACCAGCTTGGCAGCGTGATCGCCGAATTTCCCACCACGTTTGAAGCGGCTGAAGCCTCACGCAGGCACGGCATGAACGTGCTGATGGGCGCACCGAACATCGTGCGCGGCGGCTCGCACTCCGGTAACGTCGCGGCAAGCAGGCTTGCCTCGCTCGGCCTGCTGGATATTCTCTCGTCCGACTACTACCCCGCCAGCCTGCTGGATGCGGCGTTTCGGGTTGCCGACGATGAGAGCAACAGCTTTACGCTGCCGCAGGCGATTCGTCTGGTGACGAAAAACCCGGCCACCGCGCTTAACCTTCAGGATCGCGGGGAAATCGCCGAGGGTAAACGCGCGGACCTGGTGCTGGCCCACCGCAAGGGCGAGCACGTTCATATCGACCATGTCTGGCGTCAGGGAAAAAGGGTGTTCTGATGGGAAGGCTCATCTGGCTGATGGGGCCGTCAGGCTCCGGTAAGGATAGCCTGCTGTCGGCGCTGCGGCAGCAGGAACACGCGCGGCTTTTGGTCGCGCACAGGTACATAACCCGCGCGGCCAACGCCGGAAGTGAAAACCATATCGCCCTGAGCGAGCAGGAGTTTTTTACCCGCGCCGGGCAAAACCTGCTGGCGCTGAGCTGGCACGCCAACGGCTTTTATTACGGTG encodes the following:
- a CDS encoding carbon-phosphorus lyase complex subunit PhnI; translated protein: MYVAVKGGEKAIAAAHALQAHRRRGDERLPELSVAQIEQQLNLAVDRVMTEGGIADRELAALALKQASGDNVEAIFLLRAYRTTLAKLAVSEPVNTAEMRLERRISAVYKDVPGGQLLGPTYDYTHRLLDFTLLANGEAPPLGTSDAEQEPSPHVFSLLAKQGLAKAEEDSGAQPDDITRTPPVYPCSRSSRLQQLMRGDEGYLLALAYSTQRGYGRNHPFAAEIRSGYIDVEIVPEELGFAVNVGELLMTECEMVNGFVAPEDEDPHFTRGYGLVFGLGERKAMAMALVDRALQAPDYGEHVAGPAQDEEFVLAHADNVEAAGFVSHLKLPHYVDFQAELELLKRLQRERKNG
- the phnJ gene encoding alpha-D-ribose 1-methylphosphonate 5-phosphate C-P-lyase PhnJ, producing the protein MANLSGYNFAYLDEQTKRMIRRAILKAVAIPGYQVPFGGREMPMPYGWGTGGIQITASVIGEADVLKVIDQGADDTTNAVSIRSFFQRVTGVNTTEKTEDATLIQTRHRIPETPLTEDQILIFQVPIPEPLRFIEPRETETRTMHALEEYGVMQVKLYEDIARFGHIATTYAYPVKVNGRYVMDPSPIPKFDNPKMDMMPALQLFGAGREKRIYAVPPYTRVESLDFDDHPFTVQEWDEPCAICGSKHSYLDEVVLDDTGKRMFVCSDTDYCRQQSEANGQ
- the phnK gene encoding phosphonate C-P lyase system protein PhnK — its product is MKPLLSVNNLTHLYAPGKGFSDVSFELWPGEVLGIVGESGSGKTTLLKSISARLTPQNGDILYEGQSLYGMSEAGRRRLLRTEWGVVHQHPMDGLRRQVSAGGNIGERLMATGARHYGNIRATAQRWLEEVEIPASRIDDLPTTFSGGMQQRLQIARNLVTHPKLVFMDEPTGGLDVSVQARLLDLLRGLVVELNLAVVIVTHDLGVARLLADRLLVMKQGQVVESGLTDRVLDDPHHPYTQLLVSSVLQN
- the phnL gene encoding phosphonate C-P lyase system protein PhnL; translation: MIHVQNVSKTFVLHQQNGVRLPVLQNASLEVSSGECVVLHGHSGSGKSTLLRSLYANYLPDEGHIHIRHNDEWVDLVQASARKVLEVRRTTIGWVSQFLRVIPRISALDVVMQPLLDLGVPRETCAAKAASLLTRLNVPERLWHLAPSTFSGGEQQRVNIARGFIVDYPILLLDEPTASLDDKNSAAVVELIEQAKARGAAIVGIFHDETVRSRVADRLHPMGVHA
- the phnM gene encoding alpha-D-ribose 1-methylphosphonate 5-triphosphate diphosphatase; its protein translation is MIINNVRLVLENEVVDGSVEVHEGVIRAFAETQSRAAEAMDGEGGWLLPGLIELHTDNLDKFFTPRPKVDWPAHSAMSSHDALMVASGITTVLDAVAIGDVRDGGDRLENLEKMINAVEETQKRGLNRAEHRLHLRCELPHHTTLPLFEKLVGREPVSLVSLMDHSPGQRQFANIEKYREYYQGKYSLSDAEMARYEEEQLALAAQWSQPNRLRIAAMCRDRNIALASHDDATHDHVRESHQLGSVIAEFPTTFEAAEASRRHGMNVLMGAPNIVRGGSHSGNVAASRLASLGLLDILSSDYYPASLLDAAFRVADDESNSFTLPQAIRLVTKNPATALNLQDRGEIAEGKRADLVLAHRKGEHVHIDHVWRQGKRVF